The Brassica napus cultivar Da-Ae chromosome C1, Da-Ae, whole genome shotgun sequence DNA segment taaaatacaaatagttttgaagtcgaatttgaagtttttcttAGAGTTTTGGAAATTTCGAAATAAAGTTTGTTTTTGGTGATACTCTAATCATTGAAAGTCTGATCAAGTTGAATTGATCTTCACATTTACATCCAAAAAAAAGTCTGATCGAATTGATCAAAAATATTGAGTGGGCAATCCGAAGAAGACAATCGATGAAACCAAATAACCGTCGCGAgacgtttttttgttttgccaACAATATTATGATTACGTATTTTTTACTAGCTGATAGGTTTTTCTTGTTTCATTGTATCGAGGCCTAGCCCAAATATGGATCATCAACAGGCCCAACAATTTGGGGCTCATAAGAGCCCAATACGTATTATAATTTCtaagaaaatacataaaatatttttaatttagagaataagaaatGAATGCAAGTGACAGAATAGACCGATGTAGTGAAGCAGCGACAGGTCCTGAGGTCACTCACACAGCAAAATGCTTACAGAGTTTCACATGCAATGCTTCTGCCCATTTACTACCTTCGTTATTTATTATCATCCCACGCCACTTtctattaatgtttttatttttatttttccttcctcttcttcatgtAATTAGTATTTTTCTCGCATTAAATATTTCTAAGATATATCcccatatatgtatatatataggtcTAGAGTAAATGTTCAATCACTAACcctagtgaattttttttttgaaacaccctAGTGAATTCACTGTTATGTGTACTTATAGTATataatatgtaagaaaataCATTTGCCATGACTCTAAATGTATTACAGCCGTATCCGTGTGGTTCGATATAGATACCATATTCTGGATATTCCCAGATTTGACTCTTGTCACCTCTGGTAAAATGCTATTTATTTATAGGTGgtctttcaaaaagaaaatttcattcAAGCAAATGATAAAAATGGAAgagaaaataagaaattaagaatcgttttaatttatttttattttttgaataaaaaatcgttttaatttatttgtttcagTAAATAATGATCTTCCCTGCCTGATGCTATctatttgtattttgtaatcAATTTAATCATATAAGTTTAACGTTTGTACATTAGATATGATgtctaaattataatttttgtatgttACGAATATAACTTACAAAAGTTTAGAGTAGAGCCGATCGTGATAATAATTAAGCATACACCACAAAACGTAGCACACGAATATGTTTTCTAAAACGcataatcataaaaatataataaggtCTAAACAAAGAAAATTACAGACTCAATTTTTTAAACAAGCCTTCAAGGGTTTGCCGCAAAGACAGTCGTTAAACATAAACGACGCCGCTTCAAGGTGGTCAAACGGCGACCCCACCGGGATCCTCCCACAGAGATGGTTATGGCTAAGATCCAAATGACCAATAAACGACGCACCAGATATCGAGCTCGGGATTGGTCCCTTGAGATTGTTATAAGACAAATCAAGAACAGTGAAGTAAGACCTTGGTCCGAACCCTTCCGGTATCTTCCCTTGCAACAAGTTCCTGCTCAAATTCAAGTTCATCACCGATGACGTCATCAGAGTCTGAGGTATCTCGCCGGATATTTTGTTCCCGTCGAGGTTAAGCGTCGCGAGAACCGGCATACGGCCTAGAGACGGTGGGATTGTGCCGTATAATTGGTTACCCGAGAGATCAACGTCAGCTAACCGGTAAATCTTGGTTAAGGACTCGGGGATCCGACCGGTTATTCGGTTACCGCTTAGTAACGCGCGGCTAAGCATTGTTAACCGGCCGAAATCAGTTGGAATTAAACCGGTTATTAAGTTGGTACGGAGGTCCAAGTGCATTAAGCTTGAGAGGTTGGTTAGCGATTTCGGAATCGAACCGGATATCCGGTTATCCGCGACGTTTAAAACAGCTAACCGGTTTAATCTCCCGATGTCGTTCGGAATCTCGCCGGAGATTTGGTTTCCAATGAGATCGATCGTACGGAGGAAAGAGAGGCGCGTGATGCATTTGGGGATGTCGCCGGAGATGCCTTTCCAGTCGGCGATTGTTATGGCGGAGAGGCGAGCGAGGTCGCATATCGCCGGAGAGATGCGTCCGGTCATGTAACCGGTTCGGTGAGCTCGCTCGAAGATTGGGTCTTCTGACTCGCCGCGGAGGTTGATGTCGGCGACTCGGTGAGTGACAGCGTCGCAGCTAACGCCGTACCAGTTGTGGCAGCAGTCTTGGCCGGTCCATGAGTTGAAAATGCCGAGGTATGGCTCGTGGAGTGCTGAACGGAAAGCTAGGAGTGCACGGAGGTCTGACGGTGGACAACACGTGGCGGTTGAGATTAGAAGGAGAATGAGTGATACGACGACGTTGAGTTTCATCGTTTTGTGATGATGGTGAGTGTAGAAGTAAACGTCTTATGGCATATAAATAgcgaataataataaaaagggatttaaaaataatattgattAACTGAGAAAAATGACAATGCATGGCTTTTTCTGTAGATGTCTTTTTCCGCACAAGTTATTCAAAGGGTTTTTGCATTGTATGGTTAAACTTATTTTATCAGGGAAATGGCTACGTAAACTTATTTTATTAGGGAAAATGGTGATGGTCCGATTCAATTTTCATTAATGACAAAACTACGCCTATTagtataaaatattgatatctaGGGTTTAGGCTGTAAAAGGTTTTGGGTTTGACACACCGCGGAGATAGCCGGCAAAACACTCCCTTGCATTTAATGATTATGCGCGTGGCAATTGTTATGGAATCAACTTTCCGAAATTTGCAAAGAACttgtatgtttttctttttttctatcaTTGTCTTTTTGTCTTACcaaaatcttatattttattCAGCTTCCCAAAAA contains these protein-coding regions:
- the LOC106383010 gene encoding DNA damage-repair/toleration protein DRT100 encodes the protein MKLNVVVSLILLLISTATCCPPSDLRALLAFRSALHEPYLGIFNSWTGQDCCHNWYGVSCDAVTHRVADINLRGESEDPIFERAHRTGYMTGRISPAICDLARLSAITIADWKGISGDIPKCITRLSFLRTIDLIGNQISGEIPNDIGRLNRLAVLNVADNRISGSIPKSLTNLSSLMHLDLRTNLITGLIPTDFGRLTMLSRALLSGNRITGRIPESLTKIYRLADVDLSGNQLYGTIPPSLGRMPVLATLNLDGNKISGEIPQTLMTSSVMNLNLSRNLLQGKIPEGFGPRSYFTVLDLSYNNLKGPIPSSISGASFIGHLDLSHNHLCGRIPVGSPFDHLEAASFMFNDCLCGKPLKACLKN